In Legionellales bacterium, the DNA window ACTCGATGGAATTTGGTTAGGTTTTGTGGCCAAACAACTCTATATCGATTCGATAGGGCATTTATTACGTTTAGAAAATGGTTCGATTAAACCGGATTGGTTGGGTGCATTAGTGGTTTATATTGCATTGATTGCAGGCCTAGTGATTTTTGTTTTACCGAAATCCACCAGCATCCCTTTTGCATTGTTATGGGGTGCATTATTTGGCTTTGTCACTTATGCCACCTATGATTTTACGAATCTTGCCGTACTCTCCAACTGGCCACTAAAAATTTCTATCATTGATGTGCTGTGGGGTATGACTATTTGCGCAGTTACCAGTGGTGTCTGCTATGCCTTAACTCGATAATAATAATACTATTTGCATTCATAAATTGATATGGGATAATGCCGGTTGGTTTACCAAACGAAAGTTCATCGCTATGTCAAAACGCATGACTATTATGATCATTGTTCTAGTGATTGTTTTCGGCGGAATAGTCGCCTACAACTTTATTCGCTCCGCCATGATTAAACATTTTTTTGCGACGATGAAAATGCCTGCTGTGAGTATTTCTGCGAGTGTGGCCAAAGTTCAAGATTGGCCACATGAAATTCCGGCTGTCGGCACGCTGCTGGCGGTAAACGGTGTCGATGTTAGCTCGCAAGCCGCAGGACAAGTCACTGCCATTCATTTTCATTCTGGCGATGTAGTGACTGCTGGACAATCGCTCATTCAACTCGACGATAGCGAAGATGTGCAAACACTCAATAATTTTCAAGCACAATTACAACTCGCCAAAATTAGTTTTGATCGCCTAAAAACCTTGGTTTACAAAAATGCTTCTTCAAAATCCGATCTCGATCAGGCGAGTTCGCAATTAAAACAAGCGCAAGCGCAAGTCGATAAAACGCAAATCTTAATTAATTATAAAAATATTAAAGCCCCGTTTGCGGGAAAAGTGGGAATACGCCATGTTAATTTAGGGCAATATGTTACTGCAGGAGAAACGTTAATTTCCTTGCAATCGCTTAATCCCTTATTTGTCGACTTTAATTTACCCGAACAAGCCTTAAGAAATATTCACACCGGTCAAGCGATTAAAGTCGTTAGCGATGCTTATCCTAATAAAATATTTACCGGTAAAATCACCGCCATCAATTCGCAGGTGGATATTAATACGCGCAATATTTTAATTCGCGGCGAAATTGCCAACGACGATAATTTATTATATCCAGGCATGTTTGCCAACGTAAATGTGGTGTTGCCCACCCAAAATAATGTCATCACCATTCCACAAACCGCGGTCACCTATAGTTTATATGGCAGCTCTGTCTATGTAATTAAAGAAAAAGTCGATCCTAAAACGCAAGAAAAACAAAAAATTGCAGAACAAGTTTATGTTTCCACGGGTGATGAACGTGATAATCGCGTCGTGATTACAGAAGGCATTAAAGCAGGCGATGAAGTTGTGACCTCAGGACAATTAAAATTAGCCAACGGCACGCCCGTCACCATTAATAATTCTGTTAACCCCGAGACTTTAAAATTCCATGAAACGCTTTACTGATTTGTATATCGAACGTCCTGTTCTTGCCTGCGTCGTCAGTTTATTAATTTTTTTATTTGGCTTACGCGCTATGGATAGTTTAACCTTGCGGCAATTTCCGCAAGTCGAAAATACGGTGATTACCATTACCACCGCGTATCCTGGTGCGGATGCCAAATTAATCCAAGGGTTCATTACCACCCCAATTGAAAAATCCGTCGCCAGTGCCAATGGTGTCGACTACATTACCTCCGATAGCGATCAAGGCATCAGCACGATTAAAGCCTATATTCGTTTAAATGCTGATCCGAACCAAGCCTTTACCGAAATTATGAGTAAAGTCGCGCAAGTTAAAAATATCTTACCGCGCGAAGCGCAAGATCCCGTCATCAGCAAAGACACGGGATCGCAAGTGGCGTTAATGTATGTGAGTTTTAATAGCGATCAAATGTCTGCCATGCAAATCACCGACTACATTTCTCGCGTGGTGCAACCAGAAATTGAAACGATTCCAGGCGTGGCTGAGGCGCAGATCTTAGGCGGAAAAACCTTTGCCATGCGTATTTGGTTGAACCCCAAACAAATGGCCGCACTCAATGTGACTGCAAGCGATGTCAGTAATGCGCTACTTAATAATAATTTCCAATCTGCAGCCGGCAGCACAAAAGCGCAATTAATTGCTTATAGCATTAATGCCCAAACTAATTTAACCACGGAAAAAGAATTTGGAAATATTGTAGTGCGTGAAACGAATAATTCCCTGATTCGTTTAAAAGATATCGCAACCATTTCCTTGGGTTCTGAAGATTA includes these proteins:
- a CDS encoding efflux RND transporter periplasmic adaptor subunit, producing MSKRMTIMIIVLVIVFGGIVAYNFIRSAMIKHFFATMKMPAVSISASVAKVQDWPHEIPAVGTLLAVNGVDVSSQAAGQVTAIHFHSGDVVTAGQSLIQLDDSEDVQTLNNFQAQLQLAKISFDRLKTLVYKNASSKSDLDQASSQLKQAQAQVDKTQILINYKNIKAPFAGKVGIRHVNLGQYVTAGETLISLQSLNPLFVDFNLPEQALRNIHTGQAIKVVSDAYPNKIFTGKITAINSQVDINTRNILIRGEIANDDNLLYPGMFANVNVVLPTQNNVITIPQTAVTYSLYGSSVYVIKEKVDPKTQEKQKIAEQVYVSTGDERDNRVVITEGIKAGDEVVTSGQLKLANGTPVTINNSVNPETLKFHETLY
- a CDS encoding DUF2177 family protein → MKDLKTILIATIVFLLLDGIWLGFVAKQLYIDSIGHLLRLENGSIKPDWLGALVVYIALIAGLVIFVLPKSTSIPFALLWGALFGFVTYATYDFTNLAVLSNWPLKISIIDVLWGMTICAVTSGVCYALTR